The genomic window TTGACCGTTTTGTCAGTCAAGTGTGGCCGCAGGGATTCCTGTACTCGCTCATCGTTGCACCAGTGATTTCTCCGTGCGACGTGCGACAGAAGACAGACGAGATGGGTTTTATGTATGTCCACGCGACGctccctctcttcctttgAAATCGGTTTGCGTCGCTCGCCTGGCCGTTTCGACGGTGATGCAGCAGAGATGTGAGCTGTCAAATTGAGTTCTAGGCTGTTCGATTTTTCGGCACTGGTGTTTGTATCCGCCAAAGGGGCAGAGAAATCAACATCTTCGAATTGTatatcttcttcttcatcatcctcatcatcggaCTCGAGCTCCACAGTCTGCACTGTTGGCACTGGTAGTATTACATCTTGAAAttcaacatcttcatcctccccGCTGCTTTCCTGGGTATCCAATTGCGCATCTGTCTTGGTTAGCCCACTTGGATGATCTGACAGAGGTCTCTGGGGTTGCTCCGGTGCCGGGCGCCTTCTTTTCAACGGGCGTTCTGGTGAGCTCTGTTCAGGCGCAGACACCCCAGCCTCAGTCAGCATCTGCTGATAAATGTCGGGTTGATCGTTGTTTCCACTGCCTTCTCCTCGCTTAGAGCTCCTTGAGGGAACAGTGCGCTTTCTCCCGACCATTCTTACGTCGCATATTTCCTAACGCCCGATGTTGCGGGTGAACTGAGGCATGTTCACAACTTGTGAACGGGGCAGCGTGAAGACACCTTCGTTGCGTCATGATCAGCGCGAACTGGGGCGCGAAATCACGTGGCCGTCTATGCATGTACGCTTGCCTTAACTattttaatttcttaaattcttaatttttattgGGGGTTTTTTATAACGATAAATAAAACATCGGATTTGTAGTATTTAGTAGCAAATAAATCAAAGCAAAACCGATATTTATTGCTTCCTTCAAAGTAGTATATCTCTTGGGTTGGATTTCTATGACTGTGAGGTCTCCTTTGCTGTCCCAGGTCAGAGCCATTCCAATCCTCCGTATACATAACTACTGACCGGAAATTAACCACCAAACCGCGAACCGGCACCCCAGCTGAGAGTTGGAGCTAGTTCGACATAGTATTCTCCTTTATTTGCTACAAAGATGACATATCTCTCCTCccactacctaggtacttaccgGAGTATTTTGGTCGACTCGACCTGCCCTGAGACCAAAGAAGTGGGTCCTGCCAAAACACCGGATCCCGTTGGTCCACCAGGTAATTTTCAACCTCCAATTTCCCTCATTCAACCTCACTCCGCAACGTTTTGTCCGACATGTCCCGTTTTAAAATATTGGGTTGAGTCTGATGGTTCGAATTAATCATCTATTTAACATTCGAAGTGGCAGATATACCGATCAAATAACTACAAATCCGCGCATGGACAAAACTCTACTCGAGTGTTGGTATTCGACAGAAAATCCCACGCAAAAACGCACACAAGCCATCACCTCCCTTTAACGCCGTGAAGTCAAAGTCAAAGTAACTTGATTTATTTGGTTACCCATCCCAGATAGTCGGCAACGATTAGAGTCACCATCCTGTCAAGTGTCAGAAGCCATGCATGGCTCAACGAATCATGTCAGGATAGACTTACGCGTGAGGGGCAATGCGGACATAATATGTACCGAAGCCACGATAGAATCGTAGCAGACCCTCTTGCCTAGCCACCTTGGTGAAGCAGTCAGCCATACCCTTGTAGGGAAGCTTCCCGTCGGGACCCTTCTGTTGCTTCTGCAGTCGAGTCTTGACGAAATCGAATGGCAAACTAAAGAAACTGGCAAAGAAACCGGCAATAGCACTAGCGCTTAGCGTCTGAGCTCGCACTGACAAATCGGTATTCTTCTTGAGTTGGACCTTGGCTTCACTAAAGAAGGCAAGCTGTCCAAAGTTGAGGGCCATGGCACGGACGACGGTTGGTGCTGCGCCAGCCCACAAGGCTCCAACACCCTCACTCCTGGCAATTGAGGATAGAGCATCGATGACAGACTTGTAGTTCTTCCTTTCAGCTAGAGGCTTCAAGCCATCGCTCTGCATGCGGATAAGAGCCAGATCGGCGGGATTACCGAACATTGCGGCCACACCTCctgcagccaggccagcAGTAGCCCTGTCACCAAATCCGACATCACGACCCTGACTCTTGGCTCTAGTGGTCAGCGAACCCATAAAAGTATCGAAGAATCCCAGGCGCGCGGTTGTATACACGGCTTGTCGCAGGAGGCCCGCAGACAGACCAGTGTAAAGGTCAAGGACCCTGCCACTAGCAACAATCTGCCGAGCAACCGCGATAGGACTGGTCTTGGGGCCGCCCGAAGTGCCTTCGCCAGCAAGTTGAATTCTGACTTTGATCATGTCCACTGGCTGAATGACAGTGGTAGCAACCATGCCACTGAGACCACCATTGATGAAGGGAAGAGCTGCTCTCATCCACGGGGTGTGCAGAAGATCGTGAGCGACGGCCGCTCCGTCGGCCCTAGCCACACCCATGACTTCAGTAGTCTTGTTCCGGGCTGATTCAGCTGCTTGCTTCAGTGAGCCGCCAGCCATTTCGGAGTCTGTTTGAAGACTTCCAATCTTTCTGTCACGGCCAGGGTTTCGAAATGTGAAGAATTCCGAGAATTCTGAGGTCGAGAGACGCGACACGGGGGCCGTGAGCCGAAAAAGCTAACGACAAAAACCGCATATGTTAGATTGCAATTTCACTGTATATGTGAAGGCTGGGTAGCTCGTCAAGAATGAGGCTCAAGACATCATTTCTTTGCAGCAGTTTTTGTCACCGAGGGGCTATAATGCCGCGGAAAGACTGAAGTTCGCCACTAAACAACATCGCTTGATGTCGACGGCATTCGGAATCCGCATTACCAAAAACCGCTCAACCATTTTTGGAGTAAAGGATGGGCAATTTCGTCAATTGCAGAAGTAAGCAAGTCCTTCACCGAGGTCTGCACGCATTGCCCAACTCCCGTGCCGTCGGAAGAGCTCCATTACTGCCGGCGATGGTGGATCCAGAAGTGACTCCGCTTGCTGTCGGACATTGGCTGATGTTGGGGTTTCTCGCCGGTATGGGTCCGGAAGAGCCATGATGGGGAATGACTTACCAGGATCAGAGCGAAAAGGAGTAAAGCCGGGACTTATACAAAGCGCAGTCAAGCTGGCAACAGAATGCCAACAGAAAACACGAAGCAGTCGAGAAGAGGCGGGAATTTGTAGCAAACTCGAGTGCGCGGAACCGAGGGCACGCGAGCAGCCACTATCGGGAAAGCGAGGCGGGGTCGTCGCAGGTTTCTAAGCTGGGAAAGCAGTCGAGAGACAAGGAGGAGGTGCGCAGGTGGTTTTGCGGGGTTGCTCCTGCCTGCgatgtaccgagtacccAGAGCCAAGGTAATGACACCAACGGCAATTCGGTTGGTGCGCTTGAAAATGGCCTAAACGGAGTCTATTTTCTTGTTTATTTCTTTTGGTTTTGGACGCGAAATGACTTGGACCCCAAGGGCAATCCTAAACTTGGAGGAAATTGCACTGGCAACAGCCACAGGAGAGTCACACGGCACCGTCAATGGGTATCGAACGCGGGCGGCCGGCTCGTCGTCGTGTAAGTAGCACTGACAGCTGCGGCAGCTCGACCGACTTGGACGAATGACGACGTCAATAAAGAATCCGGGATCAGCAGCCTGAATGACACTAGACGCCTTGCGCACGAGGCAGAGAGACACAAGCAAGCGCAGAAGCAAATGCGATGACGGAACACCGATAGAAGACCGAACAAGCCGAACAGCACGGCAATGGCACTTGCAGAAGGGATTCTGGAGAATATGCAGAAGACGCCTTGCACAGGCTTCGGGGGCGGGGACGAGGGGGATAAATAGATTCAACGGCGAGACCAAGGTGTAATACGCGTGACACGCCGCTCTGTACAGAGTCGGAGAGTTTTGTTGGACCACGCCCCCCAAGTTTACTTTGTTGGCATCGACGGGATGCTGTGGGATGCGATGGATGGAGGCTTGTGGCGTAGTTGATTTCCATCCATTGCCCACCCTCCACCACGAACCTGGACCAACGTTTGAACCTTGCCAGAAGTAGGTCGGATCCAGGTGTTTTGGGTGTGCGGTCACACATCAGGTTAATGATTGACCAGAGACGGTCTAGGCAACCTGAGATGTATCACCTGCAATTAGCTGAGGGGTTTACATGCTGTAGCGTGGTGCCGCCGTGGCTGGACCGGCTCAGTGATGCTCATGCTCGGCGTTGAAAGGCACGGAGTAGGCATATCTTGGCCATTGATACATGGGATGTAATAGGTTGGGGCCAACGACCCATGAGGTGGATGAACTGCTGGCTCCGTCATGGCCCGTAGCCGGATCCCGTTTAAGAAAGGATACAGTTGACAACTATGTACAATGGGGGCGTGCGAGTATGTGGAACATTGAAAATCTATTTGTCCTCGTTTCTGGCGGTAATTCTAGAATCTCAAAGGGGGAACTACCTAGCCCTGGTCCGTTGGCGGGGATGTGAAGCCAACAATCTGAAGTCAATTGCTGGCATCAAACTTGGTGTGGTGGACTATCAGACCAGACCGTGTATGTACTATCAACACGGCACGCTTCATGCATTTAAAAGATGAAAGCAACGCTCTGGTCCGAAATTATTGGCAATTGCCATGATTATTGGGGACACACTGGCGCCGGAAAACACCACCATAGTGACTACGCCTTACGGCATGCGCAAAGCAGGAAACGTTGCAGGCCTGCATCATCTCATCCCGTCCTGCCCACCGCTGGTGCATGCCCAGCTTCACACGGCCGTGTCGCGCATCTCCCGGGCTGTGTCGACCTTTGGTTTCAGGCGATATGGACAAGCTACCATGCCAACTGACATACGAGGCGATTGCGGTGCAACTGCCTCTTGTAAGGGCATGTGTTTGAtttgccttcaatgttgacgaCGGCACAATTCAGTGGCATTCCGGCGTCTAGAGGCGGGGCCATCGCTGCAGATGGAAGCTCCAGTGGCCCCACGCAGGACTTGagtctccatgtctgcaaGTGCGTGACAATCTTCCGGGGCCCGTCAGAAGCTGCCGAAGTGGATCCATCTGTCCAATGCCAAGGACTACGCCTGGCACCTTTACGCTTCACTACCCTCGGCTCTCGCTGTGCTCCAGACTCCAAAATGGCCAACTTATTTATTACGATTATTTtgctttaaaaaaaaaatgctgCACAAGGGTATCCGATTTCGCACTGAACCAATTTTATGCCTCTGCGCATTCCCATGCGTTTTGACCCGGAAGCCCTGCTCCTAATGTCGGTGGATATCCCAGCGCGGCAGGGAGAAGCTCTGCCAGCACCTGAGACCCAAACCACCAATGACGTTGGCGACGAATAAGCACATGCAGCTGCTCAGCAAGCGACGGCTTGGCTAGGTTTGCCAGGGTTCCAGGCTCTTGGTATTTCAAGgccctctttttttcttgttgaGCCAGCGCGTCAAATCGCCCAATTCCATCCACAACCAGGCGCAGGCCCGGCCCACGACGGACAATCAACCATCGGAAAGCAAATCACGCCGTGTCTCTGTCGCCGGAAATTGTATCGGGAATGCGGAGGTAGCGTCCGGCTACGCCTTGTTTGAGCAACCTTATCGTGACCGGTCTGATTTCCGAGCGATTCACCACAAGACGTCCGTCGgctgtggccatggctgtggCCTGGCCGACTTCTTCCGAACCGACAAGCCCAAGTTTGTGCACCTCGCGCCGACAGGGCTACAGCAGACCACCAAATTTCCCATCATTCGGTAATTTTGCGATTGCAGCACTAATATGACTGGGTACTAACAGAAATGCCGTGTTATATGGCACATATTCCCGTCCCGAGCTCGGAATCCAAGTTGGCTCACGCCTAGCGTCCTTGACAATCGCCTCAACTACGTCTGTGgatccatggccatgcccaaAAAGCATATCGTAATTGCAATCGAGTAATATCACAGCTCAGACATCGTCTGCCGCCTCTTCTGGTGTTGGGCTGCGGCTTAACAGCGCTAATGCCGCCGGTGGCCGATCCAGCCTTGTCGGATCTCCGACGACCTCAACATCTAGAACACACAACACCCTCCAGAAACCGGTCAAGACCAGCTTCCGGCCCCACGTGTGTTGGTACAAGGATGTGATGACGTTTATCTTGTTCAATCAGAGACTACGTTTTACTCAACTTGACGTTCTGCGTTACCTAACCCTTTGGCCTTGGTTGCGGGCCCTGCTGCTTCACATCCGTGTAGGCCCTGACTCTGCACCCGCGATATCCCTTGCCATGTTGTCTAGTGGATAATCAAGCGCAGATTAGAGGTACAAACCGTCCAAAGAGACATCATACAGCCCGTCTAATTGATTGACGGAAACGTGTTTAGACGTCCCCCGTCCAGGACTacgacgacgccattgcAGTATGAGCCCGCTTTTGATGCTAGATACAGGATAGTTCCAGCCATGTCTGCCTCCTCGCCAAGCCTTCCCATGGGAATCATTGTGGTCGGGACTACGCCATATCCTCCTGCTTCACCCCTGTATTGCTGGATGACGGAGTCTGTCATTTCACTCGGGAATACTAGACGAAGCTAGTCAGCCTCGATATCCGAGCAAACTCAGTCGGAGGTCCATTTTCATGGCCGAGAACACTTACTTCCAGGGGCAATACAATTCGCCCTACACGTGAAATACAAGGAATACGTcagagggaaaaaaaatgcaACAAAATAACCGGGCAGCCACCGAGCATCAGGGACTCACCGTATGTTCCATCGGGGCAAAGCCGTCGCAAGCTGTTTCGATGCTAGGatcgccgccgtctttgACTGTCCATAAGCCCAACCGGCAGTGGATGTCTTGTTGAAGCCGGCAATCGAGCTGGTAATGACTACCTGGGATTGTTGCGTgacattcttcttctcgttcCCCCGACCAAGCAGCTTCAAGAACGCCATGGTGGTGTACCATACCGCAACTGTGTTGACGGCGAACGTATCGACGTACTCATTTACGTCCCGAGCAAAGTTGCCGTCTGCCCACTCCTCCAGAGTCGTTTCAGAAGACACGGCCGGGGCTGATGGGCCGGTAATTCCAGAGTTGCAAATCAAAATGTTCAGGTATCCCGAGTCCTTTTCGACCAACTTGGCCGCTTCCCGAAGACTCTCCTTGGATGTAACATCGCATTGTACGGGTATTGCATTTGGTCCAATGGAGGAAGCGGCCTTTTCGAGAACCTCTAGACGTCTACCTGCAATGTATACCTTGGCAGCACCATTCTTGATCAATGCCTTGGCAAACATAAGCCCGATACCTGTGATGCCGCAGTTAGACTGCTGACGAGTTCATGTCTTGAAAGTCAAGTATTGATAGGCCCGGGCCTCACCTGTCCCAGCCCCGGTGATGAATGCAACAAGACCGTCCACGTTGAACAAGTCTAGGGCTGAAAGGGAAGCATTGTCTGGTTGGGAAGACATGTCGGCTCTCTGGTTGAAGCAAAGCGACTCCACGTCGTTTGGAAGTGAAGTTTTGATATATTCTACAGCGAATGCCGCAGACTATGGACACTTATTGAATTGAATAAATATCGCCATCCCCCGCTCCTGACAATggtaattattaatagtacGGAGCTAAGGAATTCCGCTAAGCCATGTCGCCACGATGTCACAGGGCGCGACAATACTCGCACTGTATTTCAAGGTGCGATAGCGCCGATAACCCAACGCCCCGTCACAGTGCCTGTGTTTTATCCACACCATGATATTTTTTGTTCGCGTTTCCAAAGTGGTGCTAGTTTATGGTGAACATTGCATAACAGGCGGTTTAATCGACGACATGCCGAAACGAAAGCGCAGCGGCCAATCGAGCGTACATGCCGAACTTGAAAAGTATCAGGATGAAGTGTTTAGAGCCTTGAAAGCCTCAAAGGGCTTTGAGAGGCAACGGCTTAGCAAGAGACTGCGAGACCCGGGCATCACACAGGACAAGGTCCATCGTCTAGAAAGAGAAATTGCAGTTCTCAAGGTGAGTGCTTGGAGAAGCCCCGAAAGTGCTATAGCATAGAACTAATATTCATGTGCATTCAGTCTCTCGATCTACATCAAACCGCTCGCGCGCACCTGCATTTATCGCTTCTCAAGGTCAAGTCTATCGCCTCCTCAGCAGACCTTCCTCAAGAGCTCCTGCGAGGAGTATCGAAGCCCGACTTGCCAGAAGATGAAAAAGCAGCGCTCCATAATGTCACGAGTGGGCTTTATAACCGTGAACCGGTGAAGCAGGTCGTGGGGAGAGCTGTCGAGGCTGTCTGCGGTGTGTTGAATGTTCCTGTCCCCGAGAACGACAGGCGGACAcgcaaaaacaaaaaggaaGACGGGGAGGAGCAGCCTTCGGCTCGGGCAGAGAAGCTTCCCGACGAAACGAAATTTGCGACGCCTAGTGAAAACCCGGCGGACGAGTGGGATGAAGAGTCCGAATTCGAGGGGTTTAGTACAGACGTGGACGATCCTGGCTCAGTGCTTGAGGAACAGGAACTTGACAGTGATGCTGAGGTGAAAGAGGTGACTGAGTTTGACAAGCTTGATGGCTTGCTAGGAAGCTCATctgatgaagaggatgacTGGAGTAGCGACAAGTATGCCCAATTTCGAGGCAGAGAAACTGTCAACTTGGATGATATTTCGGTGTCTGGCTCTGGGGAAGAGTCTGAAGCGGAGTCTGTATCGCAGGCCTCGTCTCAATCTCTGTCTCCTCCTCCCGAGAAGAAACAGAAGAAGGATAAAAAGGCGTCCGCTAAGACGGGTCCCGTCAGGGATTCCACATTTCTTCCATCGCTCATGGGTGGTTATATTTCGGGATCCGAGTCCGCTTCCGACATTGAAGAAGCTAAACCAAAGAATCGTCGTGGACAACGTGCACGCCAGGCTATTTGGGAGCAGAAGTATGGCTCTGGAGCCAAGCATTTACAGAAGCCACAGAAGAAAAGTGGCCGAGACTCTGGTTGGGATATGCGCCGGGGTGCTGTTGATGGTGAGGACCGGGGACGAGGGACACCTTGGAAGAAAGGGATACAAAACCCTGTTGCAAGGAATGGCATGAGAGGTGATGGTGCGCCAGCGCCCGTCGCAAAGAGAGATGACGAAGGGAAATTGCATCCAAGCTGGGAGGCGagaaaaaaggccaaggagtcTCAAAAGGCGGTAGCATTCGCTGGTTCAAAAGTCGTATTCGACTAGCATAAACGGCGCCAGACAACATTTAGAATAACACCCGCATAGGTCAAAAAAGTTATATGAACAATGCGTATGCATAAACCGCCTAGATACTCAGGTAGTATTTTGAGTCTGAAAGCTGTTCCCTACCTTCGTGTGCAACGACCAAGAGCTGGAAGGAGCGGAGGTAGCACGTTGCTGTCGTGCCAGAACTTATCGTGAGGCAACAGTTCTCTAACAAGCTCAAAATACATCCCACTACAAAACAAATTCTTGTACCCTATGGAGCTTACTCAACCACTTGACGTTGAGATCCGACCGAGACGATCTTGATTCACGCAGAACCTAAAAGGCGTATTGCCCTTGGCAGCATTCCAGCAGACGAATTCCAATCAAAACTAAGTGATGGGCCCTAGCAAAGATAATGGCCCACGAACCTATCACAATCACTGTTCGAATATCTACCATAGAGCTTCGGGCGATCAAAAAGTCCCCCAATATGGACCATCAGGCTCGTTGATC from Metarhizium brunneum chromosome 2, complete sequence includes these protein-coding regions:
- the SAT3_1 gene encoding Short-chain dehydrogenase/reductase SAT3; this translates as MSSQPDNASLSALDLFNVDGLVAFITGAGTGIGLMFAKALIKNGAAKVYIAGRRLEVLEKAASSIGPNAIPVQCDVTSKESLREAAKLVEKDSGYLNILICNSGITGPSAPAVSSETTLEEWADGNFARDVNEYVDTFAVNTVAVWYTTMAFLKLLGRGNEKKNVTQQSQVVITSSIAGFNKTSTAGWAYGQSKTAAILASKQLATALPRWNIRANCIAPGIFPSEMTDSVIQQYRGEAGGYGVVPTTMIPMGRLGEEADMAGTILYLASKAGSYCNGVVVVLDGGRLNTFPSIN
- the bud22 gene encoding Protein bud22 — encoded protein: MPKRKRSGQSSVHAELEKYQDEVFRALKASKGFERQRLSKRLRDPGITQDKVHRLEREIAVLKSLDLHQTARAHLHLSLLKVKSIASSADLPQELLRGVSKPDLPEDEKAALHNVTSGLYNREPVKQVVGRAVEAVCGVLNVPVPENDRRTRKNKKEDGEEQPSARAEKLPDETKFATPSENPADEWDEESEFEGFSTDVDDPGSVLEEQELDSDAEVKEVTEFDKLDGLLGSSSDEEDDWSSDKYAQFRGRETVNLDDISVSGSGEESEAESVSQASSQSLSPPPEKKQKKDKKASAKTGPVRDSTFLPSLMGGYISGSESASDIEEAKPKNRRGQRARQAIWEQKYGSGAKHLQKPQKKSGRDSGWDMRRGAVDGEDRGRGTPWKKGIQNPVARNGMRGDGAPAPVAKRDDEGKLHPSWEARKKAKESQKAVAFAGSKVVFD